The sequence GGGCAGCTGGGCGTGGGGGCGGGCCAGTGGGCGGGACGGAGTGGCGGGAGGCAGGACCAATAAGCGAGATGGGCGGGGCGTCCGGAGGGCAGCTCGGCGTGGGGGGCGGGCCAGTGGGCGGGGCGGAGCGGCGGAGGCAGGGCCGATAGGCGAgagggtgcaatacgccaattccatttcaggttctacttgtgttttgttttctgatcttgtttttcaacgtggcgtattgcaccaaagttaaagactcgggtgggtgggtggggagaatacaggtccatgaaggatgacagaggacctggtgggggttgtattgttaaatgggaatctggggaatgttatgcatgtacaaactattgtatttactgttgaatataaaacattaattccccaataaagaaataaattttaaaaaataaaaaaaaaataaaagcttcaaaaaaaaaagagcgggGTGGGGCATGTGTAGGGCGGGCCAATGAACGGCCCGGGGGCGGGGCTGGGAGGGGCGGGGCGCCGCAGGGAGGGCCAATGAGCGGGGTGGGCCTGGGCGCGGCGGCGCTGCGATCGCATCATGGACGTGGGGCGGGCACGGCGGGAGGGACTGCGGGGCCGGGCGGGAGCCGCGGCGGCGGGAGCGGGCCGTGGGCGCTGAGGCTCGGGGCGGGCGGTCCTCGCGGGCAGCTCCGTGGGAGCGGGGGCGCCGGGCCTGCAGCCGACCCGCGGCCTGGATGGCGGGGCTGCCCGGGAGCCTCAGAGGCTGAGCCCGCACGCGCGGGGCTGGACGCGGGGCCGGACGCGGGGCCGGGGCGCGGGGACGCGGGGCCGGAACGCAGGGACGCGGGGCCGGGGCGCAGGGACGCGGGGCCAGGGCGCGGGGCGGGGACGCGGGGCAGGGACGCGGGGACGCGGGGCAGGGACGCGGGGCCGGGGCGCGGGCCCGACCGGCCGCCTATGTTCTACGCGGGGCTGTTCTTCGTGAACGCGCTCATCCTGTACTACGCCTTCCTCATGGAGTACATCGCGCTCAACGTGGGGCTCGTCTTCCTGCCCGACGACCTGGACCAGGCGCTCGCCGACCTGGGCGTGCTGTCCGACCCGGGCTCCGGCCCCCACGACGCGGACGCCGAGCTGGACGCGCTGGACGGCTTCCTGGACTAGCCGGCCGGCGCCATGGTCCGTGAGTGGCGGCGGCGGGGACCCCCGTGACCTTGGAGGGGCGGGGGCGCGAGTGTCCGGGGCGCTGACCGCTCGGCTGCCTGCGGGGCCCGGGGGCTGCGGGTGACCCCCGCCCGCGCCGGCCCCAGGGAGCAGGGGGTCCCCGAAGACCCTGTGCGGCGCTCCCGGTGCCCCCTCGCCGGCCACTCCCGGGCGGAACCCGCGCTGAGCTGAAGCCGCGCGGCCGGTGCGGGGTCTCGGACACGGACACCAGGGCCCTGGCCACGCCGGGCGCCCATCGCAGCCGAGGGACGAGCTCTGGCCACGGGCGTCCGGGGGGCACGGAGCTGCCGGGCTCCGCAGGGCCGTGGCTGGCGGTGGGTCCGCTCGGCCTGGACGGCAGAGCGGCGGCTGATTCGGGGGCGCCCGGGGTCGGGAGCCTGCGGTGACCCGTCCACTCGGGGCCGCAGCCTGGGCTCCCCTGGCGTGGTGGCCAGTGGCCGCCGAGGGCTGGGCGAGGCCGCCGGAACGCAGGGCCTGGCAGGCCGAGTCTCCAGCTCAACCTCGGGCCAGGCCcgggaggggtgaggggtgaggggtggggtggcCAGCTGAGGTGGGTGCCGCAGTCGGGGAGCAGTGCAGCCCCTCAGCCTGCTGCCGCCCAGCCCCAGCTGACGGTGGGGAGGGGGATGTGGGCACCCTGAGCCCTGCAGGCTGGGGACCCCGCGGGGGAGCTCGGGGACCGGGGACGCGGCTCAGCCTGCTGACGTCCAGGGCTTGCTGGGGACCCCGCCGGGAGCTCGGGGACGCGGCTCAGCCTGCTGACGTCCAGGGCTTGCTGGGGACCCCGCCGGGAGCTCGGGGACGCGGCTCAGCCTGCTGACGTCCAGGGCTTGCGTGCCTGGGACCCTAGGCTGCCCGCTGCCGGAGCAGAGGGCCGCATCCCCACAGGAAAACAGCTGCAGGCTGGGCGGCCCTTGGCCG is a genomic window of Erinaceus europaeus chromosome 15, mEriEur2.1, whole genome shotgun sequence containing:
- the DEXI gene encoding dexamethasone-induced protein, whose amino-acid sequence is MSGVGLGAAALRSHHGRGAGTAGGTAGPGGSRGGGSGPWALRLGAGGPRGQLRGSGGAGPAADPRPGWRGCPGASEAEPARAGLDAGPDAGPGRGDAGPERRDAGPGRRDAGPGRGAGTRGRDAGTRGRDAGPGRGPDRPPMFYAGLFFVNALILYYAFLMEYIALNVGLVFLPDDLDQALADLGVLSDPGSGPHDADAELDALDGFLD